A stretch of the Bacillus licheniformis DSM 13 = ATCC 14580 genome encodes the following:
- the obgE gene encoding GTPase ObgE produces MFVDQVKIYVKGGDGGNGMVAFRREKYVPKGGPAGGDGGKGGDVVFKVDEGLSTLMDFRYQRHFKAARGEHGMSKNQHGRNAEDMVVKVPPGTVVIDDDTKQVIADLTEHGQEAVIAKGGRGGRGNTRFATPANPAPQLSENGEPGKERYIVLELKVLADVGLVGFPSVGKSTLLSVVSSAKPKIADYHFTTLNPNLGMVETEDGRSFVMADLPGLIEGAHEGVGLGHQFLRHIERTRVIVHVIDMSGLEGRDPYEDYVTINKELEQYNLRLTERPQIIVANKMDMPDAEENLKAFKEKLTDDYPVFPISAVTRQGLRDLLFEIADRLETTPEFPLYDEEDMAENRVMYKLEDEEAPFEISRDPDGTFVLSGAKLERLFKMTDFSRDESVKRFARQLRGMGVDDALRARGAKDGDTIRLLEFEFEFID; encoded by the coding sequence ATGTTTGTTGATCAGGTGAAAATATACGTAAAAGGCGGAGACGGAGGCAACGGTATGGTTGCTTTCCGCCGCGAAAAATATGTGCCAAAAGGAGGCCCTGCCGGAGGTGACGGCGGAAAAGGCGGAGACGTCGTTTTCAAAGTTGACGAAGGTCTCAGCACGCTGATGGATTTTAGATATCAAAGACATTTTAAGGCAGCGCGCGGAGAACACGGCATGTCTAAAAACCAGCACGGCCGAAATGCCGAAGACATGGTTGTGAAAGTCCCGCCCGGCACGGTTGTCATTGACGATGATACAAAACAGGTCATCGCTGATTTAACGGAGCACGGACAGGAAGCCGTCATCGCAAAAGGGGGACGCGGCGGACGGGGCAATACACGTTTTGCGACGCCTGCCAACCCGGCGCCGCAGCTTTCTGAAAACGGCGAACCCGGCAAGGAGCGCTATATTGTTCTCGAGCTGAAAGTTTTGGCAGATGTCGGTCTTGTCGGCTTCCCAAGCGTCGGAAAATCAACGCTCCTGTCTGTCGTGTCTTCGGCCAAGCCGAAAATTGCCGATTACCACTTTACAACGCTGAACCCGAATCTCGGAATGGTCGAAACGGAAGACGGCCGCAGCTTTGTAATGGCGGATCTTCCGGGACTGATTGAGGGGGCGCACGAAGGAGTTGGCCTCGGACACCAATTCCTCAGGCATATCGAAAGAACGCGCGTCATCGTGCACGTTATTGACATGTCGGGTCTTGAAGGGCGCGACCCGTATGAAGATTATGTGACCATTAATAAAGAGCTTGAACAGTATAATCTCAGGCTGACAGAACGTCCTCAAATTATTGTCGCCAATAAAATGGATATGCCGGATGCGGAAGAAAATCTGAAGGCTTTCAAAGAAAAGCTCACAGATGATTATCCTGTTTTTCCAATCAGCGCGGTGACCAGACAAGGCTTGAGGGATCTGCTGTTTGAAATTGCCGACCGTTTGGAAACGACGCCGGAATTCCCGCTCTACGACGAAGAAGACATGGCTGAAAACAGAGTCATGTATAAGCTTGAGGATGAGGAAGCGCCGTTTGAGATCAGCCGTGATCCTGACGGCACCTTCGTGCTCAGCGGAGCCAAGCTTGAACGCTTATTTAAAATGACGGACTTTTCAAGAGATGAGTCTGTTAAGCGTTTTGCCAGACAGCTTCGCGGAATGGGCGTCGATGATGCGCTTCGGGCCCGCGGTGCAAAAGACGGGGATACGATCCGTCTTCTCGAATTTGAATTTGAATTTATCGACTGA
- a CDS encoding sporulation initiation phosphotransferase B: MEETSKKREKNMDDKALTHELIHLLSHSRHDWMNKLQLIKGNLTLKKYDRVFEIIDEVVIEAQHESKLSNLRIPRAAYELLTFNWMAHSLTLEYEVIGQVKDLSAYEERLVVLIRKLFGIFDDAVLKGSDNHLTITLQTDGPDDRLVIFLDFHGVFTKLTGIKDFHHSLADFYEIKRFDVTDRECIAEIHIK, translated from the coding sequence ATGGAAGAAACTTCGAAAAAACGAGAAAAGAATATGGACGATAAGGCTTTGACCCATGAGCTTATCCATCTGCTCAGCCACTCAAGGCACGACTGGATGAATAAACTGCAATTGATTAAAGGAAACTTAACATTAAAAAAGTATGACCGCGTATTTGAAATTATCGATGAAGTGGTCATCGAAGCTCAGCATGAATCAAAGCTTTCAAACCTTAGAATCCCGCGCGCGGCGTATGAGCTGCTTACATTTAACTGGATGGCCCATTCGCTGACGCTTGAATATGAGGTGATCGGTCAAGTCAAGGATTTGTCAGCTTATGAAGAAAGGCTCGTCGTTCTCATCAGAAAGCTGTTTGGGATTTTTGACGATGCCGTTTTGAAAGGCAGCGACAATCATCTGACGATCACGCTGCAGACGGACGGTCCGGACGACCGCCTCGTCATCTTTCTCGATTTCCACGGCGTATTCACAAAGCTGACCGGTATCAAAGACTTTCATCATTCACTGGCCGACTTTTATGAAATCAAGCGGTTTGATGTAACAGACCGTGAGTGCATCGCCGAAATTCATATCAAGTAA
- the rpmA gene encoding 50S ribosomal protein L27, whose product MLRLDLQFFASKKGVGSTKNGRDSEAKRLGAKRADGQFVSGGSILYRQRGTKIYPGENVGRGGDDTLYAKVDGTVKFERFGRNRKKVSVYPVA is encoded by the coding sequence ATGCTAAGATTAGATCTTCAGTTTTTTGCATCTAAAAAAGGAGTAGGTTCAACGAAAAACGGACGTGACTCTGAGGCGAAGCGCCTAGGTGCTAAACGTGCAGACGGTCAATTCGTATCTGGCGGTTCAATCCTTTATCGTCAGCGCGGAACAAAAATCTATCCAGGTGAAAACGTTGGGCGCGGCGGAGATGACACTCTATATGCAAAAGTCGACGGAACTGTTAAATTCGAACGTTTCGGCCGTAACCGCAAAAAAGTGAGCGTATATCCTGTAGCCTAA
- a CDS encoding ribosomal-processing cysteine protease Prp, with protein MIHAKITRSRSNKDILGFEMSGHANFAEHGQDLVCAGASAVAFGAVNAVMKLTGIEPVIDLGEDGGFLSFRFPDGTDREAFEKAQLLLEGMIVSLDTIERDYKGYLKVTTNKI; from the coding sequence ATGATTCATGCAAAGATTACAAGATCCCGATCGAACAAAGACATCTTGGGCTTTGAAATGTCGGGACATGCGAATTTTGCTGAACATGGTCAGGATCTCGTTTGCGCAGGGGCGTCGGCGGTCGCCTTTGGAGCCGTCAATGCCGTAATGAAGCTGACGGGCATTGAGCCGGTCATTGACCTCGGGGAAGACGGGGGGTTTTTATCTTTCCGCTTCCCGGACGGTACGGATCGTGAGGCTTTTGAAAAGGCGCAGCTCCTTCTCGAAGGCATGATCGTCTCCCTTGACACGATCGAACGAGACTACAAAGGTTACTTAAAAGTAACGACGAACAAAATATAG
- the rplU gene encoding 50S ribosomal protein L21 — MYAIIQTGGKQIKVEEGQTVYVEKLAAEAGETVTFDNVLFVGGENVKVGSPTVEGATVTGKVEKQGRAKKITVFKYKPKKNQHKKQGHRQPYTKVVIEKINA, encoded by the coding sequence ATGTACGCAATTATTCAAACAGGCGGAAAACAAATCAAAGTTGAAGAAGGCCAAACTGTATACGTCGAAAAGCTTGCTGCTGAAGCCGGCGAAACAGTTACTTTTGACAACGTATTGTTTGTCGGCGGTGAAAATGTTAAAGTTGGCAGCCCTACGGTTGAAGGTGCTACGGTAACAGGCAAAGTTGAAAAACAAGGCCGCGCTAAAAAAATTACCGTATTTAAGTACAAGCCGAAGAAAAACCAACACAAAAAACAAGGTCATCGTCAACCTTACACTAAAGTTGTTATCGAAAAAATCAACGCTTAA
- a CDS encoding M50 family metallopeptidase, with amino-acid sequence MSKWTELFTKLHIHPLLWLVMAIGIMTGHIKALFCLMIIILIHELGHAAAAVYFSWRIKGIFLLPFGGTLEVDEHGNRPLKEELAVIAAGPVQHIWLQFAAWLLAVNSLISPHIFETFTFYNLTILLINLFPIWPLDGGKLLFLLFSKHLPYQKAQRMMLAVSCFCCAVLIAATLLVSPSQLSAWVLLVFLAASLYQEYRNRHYAHIRFLLERYYGNEREVRRLAPITVCAEQQIYEVMLMFKRGCKHPIIIEKDGQKLSQLDENEVLHAYFTDKRTTSSMEDLLLVY; translated from the coding sequence TTGAGTAAATGGACGGAGCTCTTCACCAAGCTTCACATTCATCCGCTGCTGTGGCTTGTCATGGCGATCGGTATCATGACAGGACATATTAAAGCGCTGTTTTGTTTAATGATCATTATTTTGATCCACGAGCTTGGCCACGCTGCTGCTGCCGTTTATTTTTCATGGAGAATTAAAGGCATTTTCCTGCTGCCTTTTGGAGGAACGCTGGAAGTCGATGAACACGGCAACAGACCGTTAAAGGAAGAGCTTGCCGTCATCGCCGCGGGGCCTGTTCAGCACATTTGGCTTCAATTTGCAGCCTGGCTTTTGGCGGTCAATTCGCTCATCAGCCCTCATATATTTGAAACGTTTACTTTTTACAATCTGACCATCCTCTTGATAAATCTGTTTCCTATTTGGCCGCTTGACGGCGGGAAGCTGCTGTTTCTGCTGTTTTCAAAACACCTTCCGTATCAGAAAGCGCAGCGGATGATGCTGGCTGTATCGTGCTTTTGCTGCGCTGTTCTAATCGCGGCGACTCTGCTGGTCTCCCCGTCGCAGCTGAGCGCTTGGGTGCTTCTCGTATTTTTGGCTGCATCCCTTTACCAGGAATATCGCAATCGGCATTACGCCCATATCCGTTTTTTGCTTGAGCGCTACTATGGAAATGAGAGGGAAGTGCGGCGACTCGCACCGATCACGGTGTGCGCCGAACAGCAGATTTATGAGGTCATGCTCATGTTTAAAAGGGGCTGCAAACACCCGATCATTATTGAGAAGGACGGACAAAAACTGAGCCAGCTGGATGAAAATGAAGTTCTCCACGCTTATTTTACAGACAAGCGCACGACTTCCTCAATGGAAGATCTGCTTCTGGTTTATTGA
- a CDS encoding M23 family metallopeptidase, which translates to MSHRADEIRKRMARKRKRKTPDKQPFSSDGKKRPLKPPAWTAFSEDEKGGDFPPPEGSSLLINGKHPLVKADALILKCLLSACLVLVSAIAYKGQFEPANQIKPVISQVFTEEFQFAALQNWYESKFGDPLAFFQPKGAKPSGQVEVNQDLAVPAVGKVQEKFSGQGIKVETEDETIRSMKEGYVIEVDKNPETGLTVVLQHADNSYTYYGQLKKADVALYDYIDKGTKLGTIEQDKNQKGIYYFAIKQGEEFVDPIQVITFE; encoded by the coding sequence ATGAGTCATAGAGCAGATGAGATTCGAAAAAGAATGGCCAGGAAAAGAAAGCGGAAAACACCGGACAAACAGCCCTTTTCATCAGACGGCAAAAAGCGGCCGCTCAAGCCGCCTGCATGGACAGCCTTTTCGGAAGATGAAAAAGGAGGAGACTTCCCTCCGCCTGAAGGAAGTTCCCTGCTGATAAACGGGAAGCACCCGCTTGTCAAGGCGGATGCGCTCATCTTGAAATGTCTTCTGTCGGCATGCCTTGTTCTTGTGTCCGCCATTGCCTACAAAGGCCAGTTTGAACCCGCAAACCAAATCAAACCGGTTATCAGCCAGGTGTTTACTGAAGAGTTCCAATTTGCGGCCCTCCAGAATTGGTATGAATCCAAGTTCGGCGATCCCCTCGCATTCTTTCAGCCGAAAGGCGCCAAACCGTCCGGCCAGGTCGAGGTGAATCAGGATCTCGCTGTACCTGCCGTAGGAAAGGTTCAGGAGAAATTCTCAGGGCAGGGCATTAAGGTAGAAACAGAAGACGAAACGATCCGCAGCATGAAGGAAGGCTATGTCATTGAAGTGGACAAAAATCCGGAAACAGGCCTGACGGTGGTCTTGCAGCATGCGGACAACAGCTATACCTACTACGGCCAGCTGAAAAAAGCGGATGTCGCTTTATACGATTATATAGATAAAGGAACGAAGCTCGGAACGATTGAGCAGGATAAAAATCAAAAAGGCATCTATTACTTTGCGATCAAACAAGGAGAGGAATTTGTTGATCCGATACAGGTGATCACATTTGAGTAA
- a CDS encoding SRPBCC family protein, protein MMSNQLVPDIHKQAVFHASIEKVWEAVATSEGIAAWFMPNDFRPEIGCEFTLQSPFGPSPCKVIELDAPHRLAFSWDTSGWIVTFELKELSAEKTEFTLIHSGWGAPEETVSKAGEKQADVRNRMNGGWETIVNQKLRQAVEG, encoded by the coding sequence ATTATGAGCAATCAACTAGTGCCTGATATACATAAACAGGCTGTTTTTCACGCATCGATAGAAAAAGTGTGGGAGGCCGTCGCCACCAGTGAAGGCATCGCCGCCTGGTTTATGCCTAATGATTTCCGCCCGGAGATCGGCTGCGAATTCACCCTGCAGTCTCCTTTCGGCCCCTCCCCGTGCAAAGTGATCGAGCTTGATGCGCCGCATCGACTCGCTTTCAGCTGGGATACGTCGGGATGGATCGTCACATTTGAATTGAAAGAGCTTTCTGCAGAAAAAACCGAATTTACCCTGATTCATTCAGGATGGGGTGCGCCGGAAGAAACGGTTTCAAAAGCGGGAGAAAAGCAAGCGGATGTCCGCAATCGGATGAATGGCGGCTGGGAAACAATCGTCAATCAAAAGCTGCGTCAGGCAGTTGAGGGCTAG
- a CDS encoding ArsR/SmtB family transcription factor: protein MTSAAKHDVFQAVSDPSRRKMLELLAGKELPVTDISSHFPMSRTAVSKHLRVLSEAGLVSGRKAGREKLYRLHPEPLAELQQWLAYFDMYWDNKLSLLKHKVENDQ from the coding sequence GTGACATCCGCCGCAAAACATGATGTGTTCCAAGCCGTTTCCGATCCCTCCCGGCGAAAAATGCTGGAGCTCCTCGCCGGCAAAGAATTGCCTGTCACAGATATCAGCAGCCATTTCCCGATGAGCCGGACGGCTGTTTCAAAGCATCTCAGAGTTTTGTCCGAAGCAGGCCTAGTCAGCGGGAGAAAAGCGGGCAGAGAAAAACTGTACAGGCTTCATCCCGAACCTCTCGCCGAGCTGCAGCAGTGGCTCGCCTACTTCGACATGTATTGGGACAATAAGCTTTCCTTGCTAAAGCATAAAGTAGAAAACGATCAATAA
- the minD gene encoding septum site-determining protein MinD produces MGEAIVITSGKGGVGKTTTSANLGTALAILGKRVCLVDTDIGLRNLDVVMGLENRIIYDLVDVVEERCKIHQALVKDKRFDDLLYLLPAAQTSDKSAVLPEQMVKLIQQLKQDFDYIVIDCPAGIEQGYKNAVSGADKAIVVTTPEISAVRDADRIIGLLEKEENIEPPRLVVNRIRNHLMKNGDTLDVDEVIQHLSIELIGIVADDDEVIKASNNGEPVVMDPNNKASIAYRNIARRVLGESVPLQSFEEENKGVFAKIKSFFGVRA; encoded by the coding sequence TTGGGTGAAGCTATCGTAATAACCTCGGGGAAAGGCGGAGTAGGCAAAACGACGACGTCTGCAAATCTTGGCACCGCCTTGGCCATTTTGGGGAAACGGGTATGTCTCGTTGACACGGATATCGGCCTGCGCAATCTTGATGTTGTCATGGGCCTTGAAAATAGAATCATATATGATTTGGTGGATGTCGTTGAGGAACGATGCAAAATCCATCAGGCGCTTGTGAAAGATAAGCGCTTTGATGATTTGCTTTATTTGCTGCCGGCCGCTCAGACAAGCGATAAGTCGGCTGTTTTGCCCGAGCAGATGGTCAAGCTGATCCAGCAGCTCAAACAAGACTTCGACTACATTGTCATTGACTGCCCTGCAGGGATTGAGCAAGGTTATAAAAATGCGGTCTCGGGCGCAGACAAGGCGATTGTCGTGACAACACCGGAAATCTCCGCTGTTCGTGACGCTGACCGGATCATCGGCCTGCTTGAAAAGGAAGAAAATATTGAGCCGCCGAGACTTGTCGTCAACCGGATCCGCAACCACTTAATGAAAAACGGCGATACGCTGGATGTTGATGAAGTCATTCAGCACTTGTCGATCGAACTGATCGGTATTGTTGCGGATGATGATGAAGTGATTAAAGCTTCCAATAACGGGGAGCCTGTCGTCATGGACCCGAATAATAAAGCTTCAATCGCATACCGGAACATCGCCCGCCGCGTGCTGGGCGAATCTGTGCCTTTACAGTCGTTTGAAGAAGAAAATAAAGGCGTTTTCGCAAAGATTAAATCATTTTTCGGCGTACGCGCTTAA
- the minC gene encoding septum site-determining protein MinC, which translates to MKTQKQQYVTIKGTKNGLTLHLDDTCSFEELLYGLQDMLSLEHYMDGKGQKINVLVKLGHRYVTEEQEQILTDVITEKQNLFIHSIESEVMTKDEANRLKAESEIISVAKIVRSGQVLETEGDLLLIGDVNPGGMVKAGGNIFILGSLRGIAHAGFNGNKRAVIAASDMRPTQLRINHVLNRSPDNIQEGNDMECAYLDENENMVIDRLQQLAHLRPSLTRLEGGM; encoded by the coding sequence GTGAAGACCCAAAAGCAGCAATACGTAACAATTAAAGGAACGAAAAATGGATTGACGCTTCATCTTGATGACACATGCTCTTTTGAAGAATTATTGTACGGTCTTCAGGATATGCTGTCACTCGAACATTATATGGATGGAAAAGGCCAGAAAATCAATGTTCTCGTTAAGCTCGGCCACCGCTATGTGACCGAGGAGCAAGAACAGATCCTGACCGATGTGATCACTGAGAAACAAAATCTGTTCATCCACTCCATTGAAAGTGAAGTCATGACCAAAGATGAAGCAAACCGCTTAAAAGCGGAAAGCGAAATTATTTCTGTCGCTAAGATTGTCCGTTCCGGGCAAGTCCTTGAAACGGAGGGTGATTTGCTTCTCATTGGGGATGTGAATCCGGGAGGAATGGTGAAAGCCGGAGGGAATATTTTCATCCTCGGCTCATTAAGAGGGATTGCCCACGCCGGTTTTAATGGAAATAAACGAGCTGTTATTGCGGCTTCGGATATGAGACCGACTCAATTGCGTATCAATCATGTGCTCAATCGCTCCCCAGACAACATCCAAGAAGGGAACGACATGGAATGTGCTTATTTAGATGAAAATGAGAATATGGTCATTGACCGCCTTCAGCAATTAGCTCATTTAAGACCTAGTTTAACAAGGCTTGAGGGAGGAATGTAA
- the mreD gene encoding rod shape-determining protein MreD, with translation MKRFLLPVVMMFVLVSDSVYADFVNLPFVTEEQQLIPRFLLLVLVFMTAYVNQPFAITYGFIFGLLYDINYTDLLGVYMFGFAGICYLSSKAFKVLQTNALVVIFISLLAVCVLEFYQYGVQMLIRPEIMPFHQFVLGRLLPTLALNAVGGLLLIYPFKWFFTSLKKELRNE, from the coding sequence GTGAAACGCTTCCTTCTTCCCGTCGTCATGATGTTTGTTTTAGTATCTGACAGCGTCTATGCGGATTTTGTCAACTTGCCTTTTGTGACGGAAGAACAGCAGCTCATCCCGCGTTTTCTGCTGCTTGTCTTAGTTTTTATGACGGCTTATGTCAATCAGCCTTTTGCCATTACATATGGATTTATTTTCGGACTGTTATATGATATTAATTACACCGACCTTTTAGGTGTATATATGTTTGGTTTTGCCGGTATTTGCTATTTATCGTCAAAAGCGTTCAAAGTATTGCAGACAAACGCGCTGGTCGTCATTTTTATTTCGCTGCTCGCCGTCTGTGTTCTTGAATTTTACCAATATGGCGTGCAGATGCTGATACGTCCGGAAATTATGCCGTTCCATCAATTTGTGCTCGGCAGGCTCCTGCCCACGCTTGCGCTGAACGCCGTTGGCGGCCTTCTGCTCATTTACCCGTTCAAATGGTTTTTTACCAGTCTTAAGAAAGAGCTGAGGAATGAGTAA